One window of Papaver somniferum cultivar HN1 chromosome 9, ASM357369v1, whole genome shotgun sequence genomic DNA carries:
- the LOC113312416 gene encoding uncharacterized protein LOC113312416, which produces MSGEVLSTTTLWRYVTKKDKVKGGGSGIRICPKVREHKLQEMKQLSDEAEARAKASKFKSVPLPTCGSGSGFSFASNSSSLVEDPRKNKRGVESPIEKLYNATRREEMDSIIARLFYAAGLPFHLSRCPYYKVAFNLARSDSKSIQGYIPPGYNKLRTTLLRKEREHVEKELEPIKSTWKEKGVSIVTDGWTDEQRRPLMNFMAVSEAGEMFIKAVNTQGSVKDKEYISKLIIETITEVGHQNIVQVITDNAPVCKSAGLLVEGQFKHIFWTPCVVHTLNLALKNICHPRDIRTNVLVYEGCAWISEIIAEVVLIRNFITKHSMRLAMFNEHVELKLFTLAETRFASSIIMLQRFKDVKQGLRNLVICNQWSSYKDDDPNQALFIKEKLLDDDWWNTLQYVIDFTKPIIEMLRLCDTDEPCLHLVYERWDRMIDEVKSIIHRHEGLQEYDISPFHMVVDGILTDRWSKSSTPLHSLAHSLNPSRQWLDERPGRVPPHRDLLIAGQRLKCFERYYDADELREVNIEYAKFSSCREEFANANTINDR; this is translated from the exons ATGAGCGGAGAGGTTTTAAGCACTACTACGCTATGGAGATATGTGACTAAGAAGGATAAAGTTAAAGGTGGTG GCTCTGGAATTAGAATATGTCCAAAGGTCAGAGAACATAAACTTCAGGAAATGAAACAATTGAGTGATGAAGCTGAGGCCAGAGCAAAAGCATCTAAGTTTAAAAGTGTGCCTCTGCCAACATGTGGATCAGGTAGTGGTTTTTCTTTTGCGTCAAATTCTTCATCACTTGTTGAAGATCCTAGGAAGAATAAAAGAGGGGTTGAGAGCCCAATAGAGAAATTGTATAATGCTACCAGACGTGAAGAAATGGATAGCATAATTGCACGGTTGTTTTATGCAGCTGGCTTGCCATTCCATCTTTCTAGGTGTCCATATTATAAAGTTGCATTTAATTTGGCTAGATCAGATAGTAAAagcattcaaggttatattccgCCGGGTTATAATAAACTAAGAACAACTCTTTTACGGAAGGAAAGAGAACATGTTGAGAAAGAGCTAGAACCAATTAAGAGCACTTGGAAAGAAAAAGGTGTGAGTATTGTGACCGATGGATGGACCGACGAACAACGAAGACCCCTCATGAACTTTATGGCTGTTTCAGAGGCTGGTGAAATGTTTATTAAAGCAGTCAACACTCAAGGGTCAGTGAAGGACAAAGAGTACATTTCTAAGTTGATCATTGAGACAATTACGGAAGTTGGGCATCAGAATATCGTGCAAGTAATCACGGACAATGCACCAGTTTGTAAGAGTGCAGGGCTACTTGTAGAAGGTCAGTTTAAACACATTTTTTGGACTCCATGTGTAGTACACACACTGAACCTTGCTTTAAAGAATATATGTCATCCGAGAGATATTCGAACTAATGTTTTAGTATATGAAGGGTGTGCTTGGATTAGTGAAATTATTGCTGAGGTGGTACTGATCAGAAACTTCATCACTaaacattccatgagattagccatGTTTAATGAACATGTGGAGTTAAAATTATTCACACTTGCAGAGACACGTTTTGCCTCTAGTATTATAATGCTTCAAAGATTTAAAGATGTGAAGCAAGGACTCCGTAACTTGGTAATTTGCAATCAATGGTCATCATATAAAGATGATGATCCTAATCAAGCATTGTTTATAAAAGAGAAGTTGTTGGATGATGATTGGTGGAACACTTTGCAGTAtgttattgattttacaaaacctATCATAGAAATGCTTAGATTATGCGACACAGACGAGCCTTGTCTTCACTTGGTTTATGAAAGGTGGGATCGAATGATAGATGAGGTAAAAAGCATTATACATCGCCACGAGGGCTTACAAGAATATGATATTTCACCATTTCATATGGTGGTGGACGGGATTTTAACAGATCGTTGGAGTAAAAGTAGCACACCACTTCACTCTTTGGCACATTCATTGAACCCAAG TCGTCAGTGGCTTGATGAACGTCCAGGGCGTGTTCCACCACATAGAGATCTTTTGATTGCAGGTCAAAGATTGAAGTGTTTCGAGAGGTATTACGATGCGGATGAGTTAAGAGAAGTTAACATTGAGTATGCTAAGTTTTCATCTTGCCGTGAAGAATTTGCAAATGCAAATACCATAAATGATAGATGA
- the LOC113309945 gene encoding omega-3 fatty acid desaturase, endoplasmic reticulum-like has product MASWFSPKYGLRSILRLPRTLFSASANRVHKNNEYQQQTKINEVQNEEGEDKNDGFNPGAPPPFKIAEIRNAIPKHCWIKNPWRSMSYVFRDILVVAALAASAEYFNNWVFWIFYWAAQGTMFWAIFVLGHDCGHGSFSNSQKLNSIVGHLLHSFILVPYNGWRISHRTHHQNHGHVENDESWHPLTEKVYRNMDDTSRSLRFTVPFPMFAYPIYLWRRSPGKKGSHFDPNSDLFAPNERSCVVISTLCWMTMAASLVVCSCIVGPIRVIKLYGIPYWIFVMWLDMVTYLHHHGHEQKLPWYRGEEWSYLRGGLTTVDRDYGWINNIHHDIGTHVIHHLFPQIPHYHLVEATKAAKHVLGKYYREPKKSGPFPIHLVGNLINSMKQDHYVSDSGEVVYYQTDDQLFEKSKNKSE; this is encoded by the exons ATGGCGAGTTGGTTCTCACCTAAATATGGTCTTAGATCCATTCTTCGTCTTCCCAGAACCTTGTTCTCAGCTTCAGCAAACAGAGTGCACAAGAACAATGAATATCAACAACAGACAAAGATAAATGAGGTTCAAAATGAAGAGGGGGAGGATAAAAATGATGGGTTTAATCCGGGTGCACCACCTCCATTTAAGATAGCTGAGATCCGTAATGCCATTCCTAAACACTGTTGGATCAAGAATCCATGGAGGTCGATGAGTTATGTTTTCAGAGATATTCTTGTGGTTGCTGCATTAGCTGCTTCTGCTGAGTATTTTAATAACTGGGTTTTCTGGATTTTCTATTGGGCTGCTCAAGGAACCATGTTCTGGGCAATCTTTGTTCTTGGCCATGACTG CGGCCATGGGAGCTTTTCAAACAGTCAGAAACTTAACAGTATTGTTGGACATCTTCTTCATTCGTTCATTCTTGTGCCTTATAATGGATG GAGAATCAGTCATAGAACCCATCACCAGAATCATGGACACGTTGAGAATGATGAATCATGGCACCCG TTGACTGAGAAGGTTTACAGAAACATGGATGATACTAGTCGAAGCCTTCGATTCACCGTTCCGTTTCCCATGTTTGCATACCCAATATATCTG TGGCGCAGAAGTCCCGGAAAGAAGGGTTCTCATTTCGACCCAAACAGTGATTTGTTTGCACCAAACGAGAGGAGCTGTGTGGTTATCTCTACACTTTGTTGGATGACAATGGCTGCATCACTTGTAGTATGTTCTTGTATAGTAGGTCCAATCCGAGTCATCAAGTTATACGGCATACCATATTGG ATCTTTGTGATGTGGTTGGATATGGTTACCTACTTGCATCACCATGGCCATGAGCAAAAGCTTCCTTGGTACAGAGGAGAG GAATGGAGTTATCTAAGAGGAGGGCTCACAACAGTGGATCGTGATTATGGGTGGATTAACAACATTCATCACGACATTGGAACTCACGTTATCCATCATCTATTCCCCCAGATTCCACATTACCATTTGGTTGAAGCA ACCAAGGCAGCTAAACATGTATTAGGTAAGTATTACCGGGAGCCAAAGAAATCAGGGCCGTTCCCAATTCATTTAGTTGGAAACCTAATAAACAGCATGAAACAAGACCATTACGTCAGTGATAGCGGGGAGGTTGTGTATTATCAAACCGATGATCAGTTGTTTGAAAAGTCTAAAAACAAGTCAGAGTAA